A genomic window from Camelina sativa cultivar DH55 chromosome 2, Cs, whole genome shotgun sequence includes:
- the LOC104723084 gene encoding cytochrome B5, which yields MGGDGKVFTLSEVSEHSSSKDCWIVIDGKVYDVTKFLDDHPGGDEVILTSTGKDATDDFEDVGHSSTAKAMLDEYYVGDIDTATVPVKAKFVAPTSKNAEATQDKSSDFFIKLLQFLVPLLILGLAFGIRYYTKTKTPSS from the exons ATGGGCGGAGACGGCAAAGTTTTCACCTTGTCGGAGGTTTCTGAGCACAGTAGCTCCAAAGACTGTTGGATCGTCATCGACGGCAAg GTTTATGATGTGACAAAGTTCTTGGATGATCATCCTGGTGGTGATGAGGTTATCTTGACTTCTACAG GGAAAGACGCGACCGATGATTTTGAGGATGTCGGACACAGTTCTACTGCAAAAGCTATGCTAGATGAGTACTATGTGGGTGATATTGACACAGCTACTGTCCCTGTTAAAGCTAAGTTTGTTGCTCCTACTTCCAAGAATGCTGAGGCTACTCAGGATAAGAGCTCCGATTTTTTCATTAAGCTCCTTCAGTTCCTCGTTCCTCTTCTAATCTTGGGCTTGGCTTTTGGCATCCGGTATTACACCAAGACCAAGACTCCTTCTTCTTGA
- the LOC104723057 gene encoding protein LOW PSII ACCUMULATION 3, chloroplastic, with protein MVLMSPSFSIATTVSLSPASLTGTLVSNSKNVLCGLYWKNNDVTKMNRNLKFSVCSVSGGYNTSVENVPFPRDYVELINQAKEAVELAMKDEKQLMEIEFPTSGLASVPGDGEGATEMTESINMIREFCDRLLPPEKARTTRIFFPEANEVKFAQKTVFGGTYFKLDYLTKPSLFEDFGFFERVKMVDRVKSEDQLFLVGYPYFNVNEMLVVEELYKEAVVNTDRKLIIFNGELDRIRSGYYPKFFYPKLAALTQTLLPKMETVYYIHNFKGQKGGVLFRCYPGPWQVLRRTRNKYICVHQQESMPSLKEVALDILASA; from the exons ATGGTCCTAATGTCACCGTCCTTCTCCATCGCCACCACAGTCTCACTCTCACCGGCTTCTCTCACCGGAACTCTGGTCTCTAACTCAAAG AATGTTTTGTGTGGTCTATATTGGAAGAACAATGATGTCACCAAGATGAATAGGAATCTCAAGTTTAgtgtttgttctgtttctggAGGGTATAACACTTCTGTGGAGAATGTACCTTTTCCTCGTGATTACGTCGAGCTCATTAACCAA GCCAAAGAAGCAGTTGAATTGGCTATGAAGGATGAGAAACAGTTAATG GAAATTGAGTTCCCAACATCTGGTCTAGCATCTGTTCCAG GTGATGGTGAAGGAGCTACAGAAATGACAGAAAGTATAAATATGATACGCGAGTTTTGTGACCGCCTATTACCTCCTGAGAAGGCTCGAACCACTAGAATT TTCTTCCCGGAAGCAAACGAAGTCAAATTTGCTCAAAAAACTGTCTTTGGGGGAACTTACTTTAAGCTGGACTATCTAACAAAACCCTCTCTTTTTGAGGACTTTGGTTTCTTTGAGAGAGTAAAAATGGTGGATCGAGTGAAGTCAGAAGACCAACTGTTCCTTGTTGGATACCCATATTTTAATGTCAACG AGATGCTCGTAGTGGAAGAGCTCTACAAGGAAGCTGTTGTGAACACTGACCGAAAACTAATCATCTTCAATGGAGAACTCGACCGCATACGATCAGGCT acTATCCAAAGTTCTTTTACCCGAAACTGGCTGCACTTACGCAAACACTTCTTCCAAAGATGGAGACTGTGTACTACATCCACAACTTCAAGGGACAGAAAGGAGGTGTTCTTTTCAG ATGTTATCCAGGTCCATGGCAAGTACTGAGGAGAACAAGGAACAAATACATATGTGTTCATCAACAAGAATCCATGCCTTCTCTCAAGGAAGTTGCTCTCGACATCCTTGCCTCCGCTTGA
- the LOC104751261 gene encoding uncharacterized protein LOC104751261 → MGSSKRYPSRLYGVGNFPLPMRSMHHDCSLSNLGGLKGFVGDEVYDKIRKNSQLGVLLDLAESDYLFCGKTIHYLLSNQLAINIPSEVWFLVGGKPLRFSLYEYEEISGLNCEKIDETEFEVDHTPLWAALKVKAFNGPNWEELVEGLRSCRGWSDEMKTQIARLYLVHVGVLGLSRNSRIPLEYAKRALNEEAFESFQWGRVGFKSLVDSIKVLGLPNNAYTLHGCVHVLLIWAFESVKVLGASYGNVREGVDLPLLRWRGGRPRKDIEAFISGSKLLNNGELQVKHLVPKPLEFIYPDWPGQYCVYGVGEGLKKKLDNLLLDVINGEVDEREWDCVKKRKGEHTKKRERRQHVAGVSDDDFLETAPTSIRNVPNNAKEQKESVGDKCSAEKASGDNYSGVQGEDGSGRLFTMVETLGAKMDNIQISFSRAIAEVVFKLQGMESRMGNFESDVQLLKKVVINTTDGGAHTQGPLTLRNDEQKIEEIKHSDKDGYKVASCVRNPLAIKDKVMWSGSIKIEPEDSVERIPKQMVDSVQRVKRVQSWETEEGDKRAKYNDKVDGAGAQPVPINVIHPVSGGNPGSSDRKCESVVDLTKGTSSPASSHTVKDKEKARVKP, encoded by the exons ATGGGGTCAAGCAAGAGGTATCCAAGTAGGTTGTATGGGGTTGGTAATTTTCCACTGCCGATGAGAAGCATGCACCACGATTGTAGTTTGTCCAATCTTGGTGGTTTGAAAGGCTTTGTTGGTGATGAGGTGTatgacaaaataagaaagaattcgcAGCTGGGAGTTCTATTGGATCTAGCCGAATCTGACTACCTGTTTTGTGGGAAGACCATCCATTATCTATTGTCCAATCAATTGGCAATAAACATTCCTTCGGAggtatggtttttggttggaggaaagccgctgaggttctctctatatgaatatgaagaaattagtggtttgaattgtgagaagattgatgaaacaGAGTTTGAAGTCGATCATACACCTTTATGGGCGGCTTTAAAGGTGAAAGCTTTTAATGGACCCAACTGGGAGGAGCTAGTTGAGGGTTTGAGAAGCTGCCGTGGGTGGTCTGATGAAATGAAGACGCAGATAGCTCGGTTGTATCTTGTTCATGTTGGAGTGCTTGGTTTATCAAGGAACAGTCGGATTCCTCTGGAATACGCTAAAAGGGCGTTGAATGAAGAAGCATTTGAGAGTTTTCAATGGGGTAGGGTTGGATTCAAGAGTTTAGTTGATTCCATCAAAGTCCTTGGGTTACCTAACAATGCTTATACCCTCCATGGATGTGTCCATGTATTGCTGATATGGGCATTTGAGAGCGTGAAGGTGCTGGGGGCTAGCTACGGGAATGTAAGAGAAGGTGTAGATTTGCCTCTGTTAAGGTGGAGAGGAGGGAGGCCAAGGAAGGATATCGAAGCCTTCATATCCGGGAGCAAACTCCTTAATAATGGGGAG CTTCAGGTGAAGCATTTAGTACCTAAACCTTTGGAGTTCATATATCCAGATTGGCCAGGACAGTATTGTGTGTATGGTGTAGGagaaggtttgaagaagaaactggataaTCTGCTGTTAGACGTGATCAATGGCGAAGTGGATGAAAGAGAATgggattgtgtaaaaaaaaggaagggggaacatacgaagaagagggagaggaggcAACATGTTGCAGGGGTAAGTGACGATGATTTCCTTGAAACAGCCCCAACCAGCATCCGTAATGTCCCCAATAATGCGAAGGAGCAGAAAGAAAGTGTTGGGGACAAATGTTCAGCAGAGAAGGCGTCTGGAGATAATTATTCAGGTGTGCAGGGTGAAGATGGTAGTGGAAGGTTATTTACTATGGTTGAAACACTAGGGGCGAAAATGGATAATATTCAGATATCGTTTTCTAGAGCAATAGCGGAAGTTGTGTTCAAACTTCAAGGTATGGAGAGTAGGATGGGTAACTTTGAGAGTGACGTTCAACTATTGAAGAAAGTTGTTATCAACACAACGGATGGAGGAGCGCATACGCAAGGACCTCTTACATTAAGAAATGACGAACAAAAAATAGAGGAG ATAAAGCATTCGGACAAGGATGGTTATAAAGTTGCTAGTTGTGTTAGGAATCCGTTAGCCATTAAGGATAAGGTCATGTGGTCTGGGAgtattaaaatcgaaccagAGGACAGTGTAGAGCGAATTCCAAAGCAGATGGTAGACAGTGTACAGCGTGTCAAAAGAGTACAGAGTTGGGAGACAGAGGAAGGCGATAAAAGAGCAAAGTATAATGACAAAGTTGATGGAGCAGGTGCTCAACCCGTTCCTATTAATGTTATCCATCCGGTAAGTGGTGGTAACCCTGGCTCGTCGGATCGAAAGTGCGAATCTGTTGTGGATTTAACCAAGGGGACCAGCAGTCCTGCATCGTCTCATACAGTGAAAGATAAGGAGAAAGCCAG GGTTAAACCCTAA
- the LOC104723074 gene encoding BTB/POZ domain-containing protein At5g48800 has translation MDKHHHQHLLLQHHQHLHHHQKLSLAKSSRQSCSEWIFRDVPSDITIEVNGGNFPLHKFPLVSRSGRIRRIVAEHRDSDISKVELLNLPGGAETFELAAKFCYGINFEITSSNVAQLFCVSDYLEMTEEYSKDNLASRTEEYLDSIVCKNLEMCVQVLKQSENLLPLADELNIIGRCIDAIASKACAEQIASSFSRLEYSSSGRLHMSRQVKNTSGDGGDWWIEDLSVLRIDLYQRVLNAMKCRGVRPESIGASLVSYAERELTKRSEHEQTIVETIVTLLPVENLVVPISFLFGLLRRAVILETSVSCRLDLERRIGSQLDMATLDDLLIPSFRHAGDTLFDIDTVHRILVNFSQQGEDDSEDEESVFECDSPHSPSQTAMFKVAKLVDSYLAEIAPDANLDLCKFLLIAEALPPHARTLHDGLYRAIDLYLKAHQGLSDSDKKKLSKLIDFQKLSQEAGAHAAQNERLPLQSIVQVLYFEQLKLRGSLCSSYSDEEPKPKQQQQQSWRINSGALSAAMSPKDNYASLRRENRELKLELTRLRMRLNDLEKEHICMKRDMQRSHSRKFMSSFSKKMGKLSFFGHSSSRGSSSPSKQSFRTDSKVMERTCASTD, from the exons ATGGAcaagcatcatcatcagcatcttCTGTTACAGCATCATCAACATCTCCATCATCACCAGAAACTCTCTCTGGCTAAATCTTCCCGACAAAGCTGTAGTGAATG GATCTTTCGAGACGTTCCAAGTGATATAACTATAGAAGTTAATGGAGGAAACTTTCCTCTGCATAAG TTCCCTTTAGTCTCTAGAAGTGGAAGGATCCGGAGAATAGTTGCAGAACATAGAGATTCAGATATCTCCAAAGTGGAGCTTCTTAATCTCCCAGGAGGAGCAGAGACGTTCGAACTAGCAGCCAAATTCTGTTATGGGATCAACTTCGAGATAACTTCTTCGAACGTTGCTCAGCTCTTTTGCGTCTCTGATTACCTCGAGATGACGGAAGAGTATTCCAAAGACAACTTGGCTTCAAGAACAGAGGAATATCTTGATAGCATTGTATGCAAGAACCTTGAGATGTGTGTTCAAGTTCTGAAACAATCCGAGAATCTTCTCCCTCTTGCAGACGAACTCAATATCATAGGTAGATGCATTGATGCCATTGCCTCCAAGGCCTGCGCTGAGCAGATTGCTTCGAGTTTTTCACGGTTGGAGTATAGTAGCTCAGGGAGGCTTCATATGAGCAGGCAAGTAAAGAACACTAGTGGCGACGGAGGAGATTGGTGGATTGAAGATCTTTCGGTTCTTAGGATTGATTTGTATCAGAGAGTGTTGAATGCGATGAAGTGTCGTGGCGTGCGTCCAGAGAGTATAGGAGCTTCTTTGGTTAGTTACGCTGAGAGAGAACTGACAAAGAGATCTGAACATGAACAAACCATTGTTGAGACAATTGTTACGCTTTTGCCTGTCGAAAACCTTGTGGTTCCAATCAGTTTCCTCTTTGGGTTACTGAGAAGAGCAGTGATTCTTGAGACTTCAGTTTCCTGCAGGCTTGATCTAGAGAGAAGGATCGGTTCTCAGCTTGATATGGCAACTTTAGACGATCTCTTGATCCCGTCTTTTCGTCACGCAGGAGACACTTTGTTTGACATAGACACGGTTCACAGAATCTTGGTAAATTTCTCGCAGCAAGGAGAAGATGATAGTGAGGATGAAGAGTCTGTGTTTGAATGCGATAGTCCACATTCGCCTTCACAAACGGCCATGTTTAAAGTTGCAAAGCTTGTAGACAGTTATCTTGCTGAGATTGCTCCCGATGCTAACCTTGACCTTTGTAAGTTCTTGCTCATCGCAGAAGCCTTACCGCCTCATGCTCGCACTCTTCATGATGGCTTATACCGTGCCATTGACCTCTATCTTAAG GCACATCAAGGGTTATCAGATTCAGACAAGAAGAAGCTGTCGAAACTTATCGACTTCCAGAAGCTCTCACAAGAGGCTGGAGCACATGCAGCACAAAACGAGCGGCTTCCCCTGCAGTCCATAGTTCAAGTTCTATATTTTGAGCAACTGAAGCTTCGAGGCTCCTTGTGCTCGTCTTACTCAGACGAAGAGCCAAAGCCAaaacagcagcaacaacagtcATGGAGAATCAATAGTGGAGCTCTCAGTGCAGCAATGTCGCCCAAAGACAACTATGCCTCTCTGAGGAGAGAAAACCGGGAACTGAAGCTCGAGTTAACAAGGTTGAGAATGAGACTCAACGACCTAGAGAAAGAACATATCTGCATGAAGAGAGATATGCAGAGGTCTCATTCACGCAAATTCATGAGCAGTTTctcaaagaaaatgggaaaacttAGCTTCTTTGGGCATAGTTCTTCGAGAGGATCAAGCTCTCCATCAAAGCAGTCTTTCAGAACAGATTCAAAGGTGATGGAGAGAACTTGCGCAAGCACAGATTAG
- the LOC104723039 gene encoding cytochrome b561 and DOMON domain-containing protein At5g48750-like encodes MSLSSRTIFAVLCFLFVLAPYFTRATTDGVQSRCDSYIFKNGKHFRSCIDLPVLDSFLHFSYVPETGVLEVAYRHTNIESSSWIAWGINPTRKGMLGAQTLLAYRNSTSGFMRAYTSSIKDYSTMLQEGPLSFRVTQLAAEFLNGEMTIFATMVLPPNTTVVNHLWQDGPLKEGDRLGMHAMSGNHLKSMATLDLLSGRVTATKTVNGNMILVKRIHGLVNAVCWGIFMPIGAMAARYMRTYKGLDPMWFYVHIFFQTTGYVVGLLGGLGTAIYMAKHTGMRSTPHTVIGILLFALGFLQILALKARPDKDHKYRKYWNWYHHTMGYIVIILSMYNIYKGLAILQPGSSWKIAYSTIIGVIGLFAVVMEILQFKTRWGDLWCKKSEDLEADQSASIDV; translated from the coding sequence ATGTCTTTGTCTTCAAGAACCATATTTGcggttttgtgttttctgttcGTCCTCGCTCCATACTTCACCAGAGCAACAACCGATGGAGTTCAGAGTAGATGTGACTCTTACATCTTTAAAAACGGAAAACACTTCCGTTCTTGTATTGACCTTCCAGTGTTAGATTCGTTTCTACACTTCAGTTATGTTCCAGAAACCGGAGTGCTTGAAGTTGCGTATCGTCACACCAACATAGAATCTTCTAGTTGGATTGCTTGGGGGATAAACCCTACGAGAAAAGGCATGTTAGGTGCTCAAACTCTCTTGGCTTACCGTAACTCCACGTCTGGTTTTATGCGTGCTTATACTTCCTCAATCAAGGACTATTCAACTATGCTTCAAGAAGGTCCTCTCAGTTTCCGCGTAACACAACTAGCCGCTGAATTTCTCAATGGAGAGATGACTATATTCGCCACTATGGTGTTGCCTCCTAACACAACCGTTGTTAACCATCTATGGCAAGACGGGCCGCTGAAGGAAGGTGATAGACTTGGGATGCACGCCATGAGTGGAAATCATCTCAAATCCATGGCTACTTTGGATTTACTGTCCGGACGAGTCACAGCCACAAAAACAGTGAATGGAAACATGATTCTTGTCAAAAGAATCCATGGACTGGTGAACGCGGTCTGTTGGGGGATTTTTATGCCCATTGGAGCAATGGCTGCAAGGTACATGAGGACCTACAAAGGACTCGATCCCATGTGGTTTTACGTTCACATATTTTTCCAAACTACCGGTTATGTCGTCGGTTTATTGGGAGGATTAGGAACTGCAATCTATATGGCCAAGCACACTGGAATGAGATCTACGCCACATACCGTGATAGGGATACTTCTGTTTGCTCTAGGATTTCTTCAAATACTTGCGCTCAAAGCAAGACCGGACAAGGATCATAAATATAGGAAATACTGGAATTGGTATCATCACACTATGGGTTATATAGTGATTATTTTAAGCATGTACAACATTTACAAGGGATTAGCCATCTTGCAACCTGGAAGCTCATGGAAGATTGCCTACAGTACCATCATTGGTGTCATTGGATTGTTTGCAGTTGTGATGGAGATTCTGCAATTTAAAACTAGATGGGGTGATTTGTGGTGCAAGAAATCCGAAGACCTAGAAGCTGATCAAAGTGCTTCCATTGATGTCTAG
- the LOC104723093 gene encoding cyclin-dependent kinase inhibitor 3-like — MGKYMKKSKTTGKIGVMEVTEPTSMGVRTRAAKTLALKRLNSSASDSALPDDSSCYLQLRSRRLEKPSSLIEPRQQPPRPRVRKSGIKEPRVDSVNSVDSVPVAQTCNGDECFDNSASAQVSGDNSLDFESRHSTRESAPCNFVEDHEIMVTPGSSTRSMRTPTKEYTRDRDSTIPTTSELEEFFAFAEQQQQRLFIEKYNFDIVNDVPLSGRYEWVQVTP, encoded by the exons ATGGGGAAATACatgaaaaaatccaaaactaccGGCAAAATTGGCGTCATGGAGGTCACCGAGCCTACTTCTATGGGTGTTCGAACCAGGGCCGCCAAAACCCTAGCTTTGAAGCGGCTCAACTCCTCCGCTTCCGATTCAGCTCTACCAGACGACTCTTCTTGTTACCTTCAGCTCCGTAGCCGCCGTCTCGAGAAACCCTCTTCGCTGATTGAACCGAGACAGCAGCCTCCGAGACCGAGAGTTCGTAAATCGGGAATCAAAGAGCCTCGCGTTGACTCTGTTAACTCGGTTGACTCGGTTCCTGTAGCTCAGACCTGTAATGGAGATGAATGTTTTGATAATTCCGCGAGTGCCCAAGTCTCTGGAGATAACAGCCTCGATTTTGAATCTAGACACAG CACAAGGGAGAGCGCGCCTTGTAACTTTGTTGAGGATCATGAGATCATGGTTACACCAGGGTCTAGCACAAGGTCGATGCGCACACCAACCAAAGAGTACACAAGGGACCGGGATAGCACGATACCAACCACTAGTGAACTGGAGGAGTTCTTTGCTTTTGCAGAGCAGCAACAACAGAGGCTATTCATTGAGAA GTACAACTTCGACATTGTGAATGATGTCCCCCTCAGCGGACGCTACGAATGGGTACAAGTCACTCCATGA
- the LOC104723047 gene encoding 60S ribosomal protein L13a-4 yields MVSGSGICAKRVVVDARHHMLGRLASITAKELLNGQKVVIVRCEEICLSGGLVRQKMKYMRFLRKRMNTKPSHGPIHFRAPSKIFWRTVRGMIPHKTKRGAAALARLKVFEGVPTPYDKVKRMVIPDALKVLRLQAGHKYCLLGRLSSEVGWNHYDTIKELETKRKERSQAVYERKKQLNKLRVKAEKVAEEKLGAQLDVLAPVKY; encoded by the exons ATGGTGTCAGGATCAGGGATATGTGCGAAGCGCGTTGTCGTCGACGCGCGCCACCACATGCTTGGCCGTTTGGCATCGATCACGGCCAAAGAGCTTCTCAATGGACAGAAGGTTGTCATTGTCCGGTGCGAAGAGATATGTCTCTCCGGTGGACTCGTTCGCCAGAAAATGAAGTACATGAGATTTCTTCGCAAACGTATGAACACTAAACCTTCCCATGGTCCTATTCACTTCCGTGCTCCTTCCAAAATCTTCTGGCGTACTGTTCGCGG TATGATTCCACACAAAACAAAGCGTGGAGCTGCTGCACTTGCACGTTTGAAGGTATTTGAAGGTGTTCCTACTCCATATGACAAGGTCAAGAGGATGGTCATCCCTGATGCTCTCAA GGTATTGAGGCTTCAAGCTGGTCACAAGTACTGTCTTTTGGGTCGTCTTTCTTCTGAAGTTGGGTGGAACCATTACGACACCATCAAG GAGCTGGAGACGAAGAGGAAGGAGAGATCTCAAGCTGTTTACGAGCGAAAGAAGCAACTTAACAAACTTAGAGTCAAGGCTGAGAAGGTTGCCGAAGAGAAGCTTGGAGCTCAGCTCGATGTTCTTGCACCAGTTAAGTACTGA